A window of Microbacterium hominis genomic DNA:
TCCACGAGATTCCCGCCGGGCGCTCCACCGCCACGGTGGGCTTCGTCAAGGGCGGCCCCGATGTCGTGCTCGACCGCTGCGCGAGCGCGGCGACGCCCGGCGGCACCGTGCCGATCGACGGGCAGCGCGAGGCGATCCTCGCCGCCAACCGCAAGCTGTCCGAACAGGGACTGCGCGTGCTCGCCTTCGCCTACCGGCGTTTCGAGGGACCCGATGCGCTTCCCGCCGACCCGATGACGGCGGTCGCCGATCTCGTGTTCGTCGGGCTGGTGGGCATCATCGACCCGCTGCGCCCGTCGTCGGCCGAGGCGGTGCGCATCGCCCGCCAGGCGGGCATCGAGGTGCGCATGATCACGGGCGACCATGCCATCACGGCGGCCGCGATCGGCGCGAAGCTCGGCCTGGGCGCCGGTGCCGCCAGCGGCGCCCAGCTCCAGGCGATGAGCGACGACGAGATCAAGAAGGAGCTGCCGGGCCTCCACGTGTTCGGCCGCGTCACGCCCGAGGACAAGCTGCGCCTGGCCCGCCTCATGCAGGAGGAGGGCGCGGTCGTCGCGATGACCGGAGACGCCGTCAACGACGCCGCCGCCCTCAAGCAGGCCGACATCGGCGTGGCCATGGGGTCGGGCAGCGACGTCACCAAGCAGGCCGGCAAGATGATCCTCGTCGACGACAACTTCGGCACCCTCGTCACGGCGGTGCGCCTCGGCCGCGCGATCTACGACAAGATCGTCAGCTACGTGCGGTTCCAGATGTCGCAGCTGTTCTCGCTCGTGCTGCTGTTCCTTGTCGCGAGCATCTTCGACATCAACAACGGCGTGCCGCTCACGCCGATCATGGTGCTGTTCCTCAACTTCTTCATCGTGATCTTCCCGGTGATCGTGATCCTGCTCGACCCCGTGCCCGACGGCATCATGAACAAGCCGCCACGGGATCCGAAGAAGACCATCGCCAACCGCGGGGCGGTGACGCTCTGGTTCCTCTATGGCGGACTCCTCTTCGTCGCGACCCTCATCCCCCTCCTGCTCTATCCGGACCAGCTCAGCTCCACCGCCCCGAACGCGCCCGTCACGATGACCTTCGTCGTCGCCGCGTTCGGCGCGATCATCAGCGGCCTCGTCATGCGTCGCGACCCCGAGCCGGGCCTGGCCCCGCCGATCATCGCCGCGGTGAAATGGCTCTCGATCCCCGTCGTGCTCACGGTGGCCGCGGTCGAACTCGACTTCCTGCAGCGGCTGGTGGGCACGACCTCGCTCACCGGCACGCAGTGGCTGGTGTGCCTGGCCCTGTCGCTGATCGTCCCGGTCTTCGTGGAGCTCGAGAAGTGGGTGCGGCGTGGACGCATCCACCGGCACGCGGCGAACTGAGCGCCCACTTCCGCGCTGCGCCCGATACTGTCGCCCCCATGGGATTGTTCCGACGCACCCCCGACCGCCCGGCCGCGCCGGGCGCGGCATCCACCGCCGCCGCCTCCGACGAGTCGCAGTCGCCCTGGAGACTCTGGGCGGACGGGTTCGGGCGCCTGGCGACCCGCGCCGTCCAGATCATCGTCGTCGTGGCGGTCGCCGCCGGCGTGATCTGGGTGATCCAGACGCTCACGATCGTGACGATCCCGCTCGCGGTCGCCCTGATCCTCGCGTGCGCGTTCGCGCCGGCCATGGGATGGATGCGACGCCACCGCGTCCCGCCGCTGTTGGCGACGATCCTCGCGCTGCTGGCGGCGGTGCTGGTGCTCACCGGCATCGGCTGGCTGATCACGGTCGCCGTGCGCGACCAGTGGGACGAGCTGGCAGCGCAGGCGGTCAACGGCTTCCAGGACCTGCTGACCTGGGTGAACACGCTCCCCTTCGTCTCCGACGCGC
This region includes:
- a CDS encoding cation-translocating P-type ATPase; amino-acid sequence: MTPVDTSARPWFTEDPDAVVAALGGDRERGLSADAAARRLAEHGPNAIAAEPAPSVWQVTLRQLADPMNIMLVAVAIISLLIGQVSVGILVGALVVLNLVLGTRQELKAKASVDALSKMQIPQAKVVRDGTLQQVDATSLVPGDLLALEAGDIVPADGRILRAATLETQEAALTGESAPIAKGAGTLDDPDTTLGDRANMVFQNTQVTRGTASVVVTDTGMTTQMGRIASMLSAVKPAKSPLQRELDSLTGVLGWIAWGAVAIIVVTGLLRGQEVASVVLLGISMAISAIPTGMPSFVQAMLSYGARQLADHKAVVKNLTDVETLGATSAINSDKTGTLTMNEMTVESLYHLGRWYSVSGTGYEKVGDIRGVAGHAAPDFSTLSIGLALCSDATVSDDGAVVGDPTEAALVVLAAKMGADAELTRATYPRLAEVPFDSAYKFMATFHEIPAGRSTATVGFVKGGPDVVLDRCASAATPGGTVPIDGQREAILAANRKLSEQGLRVLAFAYRRFEGPDALPADPMTAVADLVFVGLVGIIDPLRPSSAEAVRIARQAGIEVRMITGDHAITAAAIGAKLGLGAGAASGAQLQAMSDDEIKKELPGLHVFGRVTPEDKLRLARLMQEEGAVVAMTGDAVNDAAALKQADIGVAMGSGSDVTKQAGKMILVDDNFGTLVTAVRLGRAIYDKIVSYVRFQMSQLFSLVLLFLVASIFDINNGVPLTPIMVLFLNFFIVIFPVIVILLDPVPDGIMNKPPRDPKKTIANRGAVTLWFLYGGLLFVATLIPLLLYPDQLSSTAPNAPVTMTFVVAAFGAIISGLVMRRDPEPGLAPPIIAAVKWLSIPVVLTVAAVELDFLQRLVGTTSLTGTQWLVCLALSLIVPVFVELEKWVRRGRIHRHAAN